The following are encoded in a window of Astatotilapia calliptera unplaced genomic scaffold, fAstCal1.2 U_scaffold_24, whole genome shotgun sequence genomic DNA:
- the LOC113017865 gene encoding hydroperoxide isomerase ALOXE3-like, whose protein sequence is MINYEVTVFTGNLALASTFNNVYITLVGTDGESKRIDLTSWKPSFFRGQVSHFIVSCPKSLGKLVMIKLDKQKRFLQDSWYPAKVEVKSPTNKTYHFPIYHWITDSEVYCFREGTALRIFDDSNSHLGGCSRQQELKQRQKVFCWDVYAQGIPHCIKGNSIQSLPYDVHFSLTKTAEMKYTAVTGLVELELIEMAELKKNWTHIDDISHLLCAHRTQLKQKPAKDNPIFLPTDSEYDWLMAKIFVRSADFNFYEVSVHLLRTHLLAEVFTVSLLRNLPMVHPLYKLLMPHTRYTLQINVLARQLLISKTGVLTRYAASGGKGVITILQKSLSSLTYSSLCIPDDIAERGLKDVPNFYYRDDGLKLWEIIFRFVKEILTSYYKTDAEVQKDSELQKWIQDIYEHGFLSQASTGIPQKFSTVDEMVKFVTMVIFTCSAQHSAVNSGQYDFGAWMPNSPVTLQLPPPTKKGKASEKSMIDTFPNIQTTVHGMAVMWLLSKQSSDSIFLGQYPEEHFTEEVPCQKIKDFQVELKRLSAEIKARNSVLDLPYTYLDPDVTENSVSI, encoded by the exons ATGATTAACTATGAAGTGACCGTGTTCACTGGCAATCTGGCCTTGGCCTCCACTTTCAATAACGTCTACATTACACTGGTCGGGACAGATGGAGAGAGCAAACGCATTGATCTCACAAGCTGGAAACCATCTTTCTTCAGAGGGCAA gtaTCTCATTTTATTGTGTCCTGCCCCAAATCCCTTGGAAAGCTGGTGATGATAAAGTTAGACAAACAGAAAAGGTTTCTCCAAGACTCTTGGTATCCTGCCAAGGTGGAAGTGAAATCCCCTACAAACAAAACCTACCACTTCCCCATCTACCACTGGATTACTGACAGTGAGGTCTATTGCTTCAGAGAGGGGACAG CTCTCAGAATCTTTGATGACAGCAACAGTCATCTTGGTGGGTGCAGTCGGCAGCAGGAACTTAAGCAGCGACAGAAAGTCTTTTG CTGGGATGTATATGCACAGGGGATACCGCACTGCATTAAGGGAAACAGCATTCAGTCTCTGCCCTATGATGTCCATTTTTCCTTGACCAAGACAGCAGAGATGAAATACACTGCAGTCACAGG acTGGTAGAGTTGGAACTGATTGAAATGGCTGAGTTAAAGAAAAACTGGACTCACATAGATGATATTAGTCATCTTTTATGCGCTCATCGAACTCAA CTAAAGCAGAAACCAGCAAAGGACAACCCAATCTTCCTTCCTACTGATTCTGAGTATGACTGGTTGATGGCCAAAATCTTTGTGAGAAGTGCAGATTTCAACTTCTATGAAGTCAGTGTTCACCTGCTACGCACACACCTGCTGGCTGAGGTTTTTACAGTCTCACTGCTGCGTAACCTGCCCATGGTGCATCCACTGTAcaag CTTCTGATGCCTCACACTCGCTACACACTTCAGATTAACGTCTTAGCTCGGCAACTTCTAATATCTAAGACGGGAGTTTTGACTCGG TATGCAGCTTCTGGTGGAAAGGGTGTAATCACAATCCTGCAGAAATCGTTATCCTCCCTGACCTACAGCTCCCTCTGTATCCCAGATGATATTGCAGAACGTGGGCTGAAAGATGTACCAAATTTCTACTACAGGGATGATGGATTGAAGCTTTGGGAAATCATCTTCAG GTTTGTGAAAGAAATTCTCACCTCCTACTACAAGACTGAtgctgaagtccagaaagacTCTGAACTGCAGAAGTGGATTCAGGACATTTATGAACATGGATTCCTTTCACAAGCAAGCACAG GAATTCCACAGAAATTCAGCACTGTGGATGAGATGGTCAAGTTCGTCACCATGGTGATCTTCACTTGCTCTGCCCAGCACTCAGCTGTCAACTCTGGGCAG TACGACTTTGGGGCCTGGATGCCCAATAGTCCTGTCACCTTGCAGCTTCCCCCACCAACTAAAAAGGGGAAAGCAAGTGAAAAAAGCATGATAGATACATTCCCCAATATTCAAACAACAGTTCATGGCATGGCCGTCATGTGGCTACTCAGCAAGCAGTCCTCTGACTCT ATCTTTCTTGGCCAGTACCCAGAGGAGCATTTCACTGAGGAGGTTCCCTGCCAAAAAATAAAGGATTTCCAAGTAGAGCTCAAAAGGCTGAGTGCAGAGATCAAAGCCAGAAACTCAGTGTTGGACCTGCCATACACATACTTGGATCCTGACGTGACTGAAAACAGTGTGTCCATTTGA